One stretch of Halobacillus litoralis DNA includes these proteins:
- a CDS encoding DHA2 family efflux MFS transporter permease subunit: MTSKGTNKVLMAALLLAGSFITILNQTLMITAIPPIMDEMNVTANSAQWLTTVFMLVNGVMIPVSAFLIERFTTRQLFISAMGVFAFGTILGGLALNFPLLLLGRVVQSAGAGVMLPLMQTVFLMIFPVHKRGAAMGYIGLVISFAPAIGPALSGYITSAYSWRYLFWMILPLALLIIVLAYFILKNVTELSYPKVDPVSIILSSIGFGGLLYGFTLAGNQGWTSIDTVTVLVIGAVTLTLFIRRQLRMHHPMLEFRVFKYPVFAITTVIAMITFLGLIGAETLIPLYMQDMRDFSAFESGLALLPGAVITAFMSPITGRIFDKIGARMLAVVGLTIITGASLAFSFLNIETTFTTITVLYAIRMFGLSMVMMPVTTAGLNQLPKKLIPHGAAMSNTMRMVAASVGTAILVTVMTTTAQSAESNPTIDHPAIYGVNIAFFIVTALSLAGLILAFFVKRTYPPDEEQVSEPETSSDVQKAENY; the protein is encoded by the coding sequence ATGACATCCAAAGGCACCAACAAAGTGCTGATGGCAGCCCTTTTACTCGCTGGTTCCTTTATTACGATATTAAATCAGACCCTTATGATTACAGCCATTCCTCCCATCATGGATGAGATGAATGTGACAGCGAACTCCGCCCAGTGGCTGACCACTGTTTTCATGCTCGTGAACGGTGTGATGATCCCTGTCAGTGCTTTCCTTATCGAACGATTCACAACGAGGCAGCTTTTCATCTCTGCTATGGGTGTATTTGCATTCGGAACGATTCTTGGTGGACTGGCATTGAACTTCCCCCTCCTGCTTTTAGGTAGAGTCGTCCAGTCTGCAGGTGCCGGTGTAATGCTTCCTTTGATGCAGACCGTCTTTCTCATGATTTTCCCTGTCCATAAACGCGGGGCGGCCATGGGATACATCGGACTTGTCATTTCATTCGCACCAGCGATCGGACCTGCGCTAAGCGGCTATATTACCTCCGCCTATTCTTGGAGATATTTGTTTTGGATGATTTTACCTTTGGCCCTTTTAATTATTGTTCTCGCCTATTTCATCCTGAAAAATGTCACCGAACTCTCCTATCCTAAGGTCGATCCGGTTTCCATCATTCTTTCTTCCATAGGTTTCGGAGGACTATTATACGGTTTCACACTCGCTGGAAACCAGGGGTGGACGAGCATCGACACAGTAACGGTCTTGGTCATTGGCGCGGTAACCTTAACCTTATTCATTCGAAGACAATTACGGATGCACCACCCGATGCTTGAGTTCCGTGTCTTCAAGTACCCAGTCTTTGCGATCACGACCGTTATTGCCATGATTACCTTCTTAGGATTGATCGGAGCAGAAACCTTGATTCCGTTATACATGCAGGATATGCGCGATTTTTCTGCCTTTGAATCCGGTCTCGCCCTGCTTCCGGGAGCAGTCATCACAGCATTCATGTCACCGATCACCGGCCGAATTTTTGATAAAATCGGGGCACGTATGCTCGCTGTTGTCGGACTCACGATTATTACAGGGGCTTCTCTCGCCTTTTCATTCTTGAATATTGAAACGACATTTACAACGATCACTGTACTATACGCGATCCGCATGTTTGGATTATCGATGGTCATGATGCCAGTGACGACGGCGGGATTGAATCAATTGCCTAAAAAACTCATTCCCCACGGGGCCGCTATGAGCAACACGATGCGGATGGTAGCAGCCTCTGTCGGAACAGCCATTCTTGTTACGGTGATGACGACAACCGCTCAATCTGCCGAAAGCAATCCGACGATCGACCATCCTGCGATTTACGGAGTGAATATTGCCTTCTTTATCGTTACTGCTTTGTCGCTTGCCGGGTTAATTCTGGCTTTCTTCGTTAAGCGAACCTATCCACCGGATGAAGAACAAGTCAGTGAACCAGAAACAAGCAGTGACGTTCAAAAAGCAGAAAACTATTAG
- a CDS encoding UDP-glucose dehydrogenase family protein: protein MRKIAVIGTGYVGLVTGTCLASLGHEVTCVDIDEERISSLQDGCCPLHEPGLPDLLQSSLREKRLRFTTILKEAIPQAEAIFIAVGTPENKDGSANLSYLKSAVHDLSHYVGDGTLVIIKSTVPPGTNKQVQSWIQSGTERIHHVISNPEFLREGSAINDFFYGDRMIIGSSDVRAGQRLEEIYSKIKTPILQTDPLSAEMIKYASNAFLATKISFINEISSVCEELGADVEQVAQGMGMDVRIGEQFLRAGIGYGGSCFPKDTKALVQVAKETGHPFKLLSTVIDVNERQKNLLIEKARKRYGSLRGKRVAVLGLAFKPNTDDVRESPAVSLIARLQELGATPVAYDPVVKRIPFCPVTDSIHEVLKGADFAMVCTEWPSISDLPLEVYENTMKEPVLFDGRNCYAREDFEGRNIEYHSVGRKTYRGIHANRHRHRL from the coding sequence ATGAGAAAAATCGCGGTCATCGGAACGGGTTACGTCGGTTTGGTCACGGGGACCTGCCTTGCGAGTCTTGGTCATGAAGTCACTTGTGTGGACATTGACGAAGAAAGGATTTCCTCCCTCCAAGACGGGTGTTGTCCCCTTCATGAGCCCGGTCTTCCAGATTTGTTGCAATCCAGCCTCCGTGAAAAACGACTGCGATTCACGACCATCCTGAAAGAAGCCATTCCACAGGCTGAGGCTATTTTCATTGCCGTCGGAACACCTGAGAACAAGGATGGGTCTGCCAATCTTTCTTACCTAAAGAGTGCAGTCCATGATCTTTCCCATTATGTCGGCGATGGGACTCTGGTCATCATTAAAAGTACCGTCCCTCCTGGAACAAATAAGCAGGTCCAGTCATGGATTCAGTCTGGAACGGAACGTATCCACCACGTCATATCCAATCCAGAGTTCCTAAGAGAGGGGTCTGCGATCAATGATTTCTTTTACGGAGACCGTATGATCATAGGTTCTTCAGATGTCCGTGCAGGACAACGATTAGAGGAAATCTACAGCAAGATCAAAACACCAATCCTGCAGACAGACCCCTTGAGTGCGGAAATGATCAAATATGCGTCCAATGCTTTTCTGGCGACGAAGATCAGTTTTATCAATGAAATATCTTCCGTTTGTGAGGAGTTGGGAGCAGATGTAGAACAAGTGGCCCAAGGAATGGGAATGGATGTCCGCATAGGGGAACAATTCCTACGGGCAGGAATCGGATACGGCGGCTCTTGTTTTCCAAAAGACACGAAAGCTCTGGTGCAGGTCGCAAAGGAAACCGGTCACCCGTTCAAGCTTCTATCTACAGTCATTGATGTGAATGAAAGGCAGAAGAATCTCTTGATTGAAAAAGCACGCAAACGTTATGGAAGTTTGAGAGGAAAAAGAGTAGCGGTTCTTGGACTGGCTTTCAAACCGAATACGGATGATGTCCGTGAATCTCCGGCCGTTTCGCTGATCGCACGTCTGCAGGAACTCGGGGCCACACCTGTCGCTTATGACCCTGTAGTCAAACGTATCCCCTTCTGCCCTGTGACCGATTCGATCCATGAGGTCTTAAAGGGGGCCGACTTTGCAATGGTCTGTACGGAATGGCCTTCCATAAGTGACTTACCTTTAGAAGTCTATGAAAACACCATGAAGGAACCCGTCCTATTCGATGGGCGCAATTGTTATGCACGCGAGGACTTCGAGGGAAGAAACATCGAGTACCATTCTGTAGGACGCAAAACATATAGGGGAATCCATGCAAATAGGCATAGACACAGGCTCTAG
- a CDS encoding M3 family oligoendopeptidase, with product MKNTVMKKWDLERLFPDGLEHELQLKNEQMEALHDQIKNSKTPDDFKDFLLTVEEVQKLYSDVFAIDEYAICLSSQDVQDRNGHYFMDQSQRLKAKMETLLLTFDQYIAAIHESSWHEWIQAEELAGIRTSLMERRRQIEERLAPKLEQAIHTLSINGFEGWEDLYEQEFARLRVPVEEGGERKELSFDMAFMKAMLSKDRSVRSSIAASIMEVCKQNQDRFALIFNHFAGFRNDLYELRGWTNPLKEMYEQNRITEPSINSMMEALHDHKDLLYQFLKRKAQIDNIANPDWYDLYAPSFTAKTTLTYEEATEIVIKQFSQYSEKLGNFAKQALQDGWIDAEPHENKRQGAFCASLPHAKESRVLLSFHGTYQDVVTLAHELGHAYHNTLLHEQPGFAQHAGTGLAETASTFAENLVLDAAIDLAKTEEDALSLLEMKILNGLKYTTFIPAKFEFEKDFYDKRKQGKLSSSEMIDLMEAKERDWFGDQLEQVNAYHWMSIPHFYDTEKPFYNIPYTIGYLFSNGMYSQYKEHPASFPEKYDGLLGRSGDLPMDELCAAFLGQDLNTRTFWNESFRPLEEAIEDYLKRSENYIT from the coding sequence ATGAAAAATACGGTAATGAAAAAATGGGATCTGGAGCGTCTTTTTCCTGATGGGCTTGAGCATGAACTGCAACTAAAGAATGAACAAATGGAAGCTCTTCATGACCAGATAAAGAACTCAAAAACTCCCGATGACTTCAAAGATTTTCTACTGACTGTAGAAGAAGTACAAAAGCTTTACTCTGATGTTTTCGCGATCGATGAATACGCAATCTGCCTATCCTCTCAAGATGTTCAGGATCGTAATGGCCACTACTTTATGGATCAAAGTCAAAGATTAAAAGCAAAAATGGAAACTTTGTTACTGACCTTCGACCAATATATCGCTGCCATCCATGAATCTTCCTGGCATGAATGGATCCAAGCAGAGGAACTGGCCGGGATCCGCACTTCTCTAATGGAGCGGAGAAGGCAGATTGAAGAGCGGTTAGCACCCAAATTGGAACAGGCCATCCACACATTGTCTATAAATGGCTTCGAGGGATGGGAAGATCTTTATGAGCAGGAATTTGCCCGCCTTCGTGTACCCGTGGAAGAAGGTGGTGAGAGAAAAGAATTGTCATTTGATATGGCATTCATGAAGGCGATGTTGTCCAAGGATCGTTCTGTCCGTTCTTCCATTGCAGCGTCCATCATGGAGGTTTGCAAACAAAACCAGGACCGTTTCGCCCTTATTTTTAACCATTTCGCCGGTTTCAGGAATGATCTATATGAGCTAAGAGGTTGGACGAATCCCCTGAAAGAAATGTATGAGCAGAACAGAATTACAGAACCCTCTATCAACAGCATGATGGAAGCTCTGCACGACCATAAGGATCTTCTGTATCAATTCCTGAAAAGAAAAGCCCAGATCGATAATATTGCAAACCCGGACTGGTATGATTTATATGCACCTTCTTTCACAGCTAAGACAACACTTACATATGAAGAGGCAACGGAAATAGTGATCAAGCAGTTCTCTCAATATAGTGAGAAACTCGGAAACTTTGCTAAACAGGCTTTGCAGGACGGATGGATCGATGCGGAGCCACATGAAAACAAGCGCCAAGGTGCCTTTTGCGCCTCATTACCGCATGCGAAAGAAAGCCGGGTACTCCTTTCTTTCCACGGAACGTATCAGGATGTCGTGACCTTGGCGCATGAACTTGGACATGCTTATCACAATACGTTGCTTCATGAACAACCCGGATTTGCCCAGCATGCAGGGACAGGGCTTGCAGAAACAGCGTCCACGTTCGCAGAGAATCTTGTACTGGACGCGGCCATTGATCTTGCAAAAACAGAAGAAGACGCCCTCTCCCTCTTAGAAATGAAAATACTCAACGGACTGAAATACACCACGTTCATCCCAGCAAAATTTGAATTTGAAAAGGATTTTTATGATAAGCGGAAACAAGGAAAGCTCTCCTCTTCAGAGATGATCGATTTAATGGAAGCAAAAGAAAGGGACTGGTTCGGAGACCAGCTGGAACAGGTGAATGCTTATCATTGGATGAGCATTCCTCATTTCTATGATACCGAAAAACCTTTTTATAACATTCCCTACACCATCGGTTATCTGTTCAGTAATGGCATGTACTCACAATACAAAGAACACCCTGCGTCATTCCCTGAAAAGTACGATGGCTTGTTGGGTCGTTCCGGAGATCTGCCGATGGATGAACTGTGCGCAGCCTTTCTCGGCCAAGACCTAAATACACGGACGTTCTGGAACGAGTCATTCCGCCCCTTGGAGGAAGCCATTGAGGATTACCTCAAGAGATCAGAAAACTATATCACATAA
- a CDS encoding dipeptidase, whose protein sequence is MKVPFIDGHNDTLMNFEDGVKPFFTGTKKGHIDWPRGNRSGLAAGFYAVFCPNPDTDPRPVAYNTEKGYEKPLPRPLSYAYAYIYTNKMIARFLKMEAESGGKFKAARTVGDLERAIAGEYMAGILHIEGAEGIDEDLHALSVLYEAGLRSVGPVWSRANAFGEGVPYRFPSSPDTGPGLTQAGKNLVRECNRLGIMIDLSHLNEKGFWDVAAISDAPLVATHSNAHRLCPVTRNLTDKQIDAIGESNGLIGATYSINPNMVTEDGESNEGAALSDITKHIHYMVDRIGIDHVALGSDFDGTRVPAALKDVTGVPRLFDQLKKEGMGREDIEKIAYKNWLRVLKETWKDNS, encoded by the coding sequence ATGAAAGTGCCGTTCATAGATGGACACAATGATACGCTGATGAACTTTGAAGATGGGGTGAAGCCCTTCTTTACAGGGACGAAAAAAGGGCACATCGATTGGCCGCGAGGGAATCGTTCCGGCCTGGCCGCAGGCTTTTATGCCGTGTTCTGCCCGAACCCTGATACCGACCCACGCCCCGTCGCCTACAATACAGAGAAGGGTTATGAAAAACCGCTGCCACGACCTCTGTCTTATGCGTATGCTTATATATACACCAACAAAATGATTGCGCGTTTCTTAAAAATGGAAGCAGAATCTGGTGGGAAATTCAAAGCGGCCCGAACTGTTGGGGATCTAGAACGGGCGATCGCTGGAGAGTACATGGCCGGAATTTTACATATTGAGGGAGCAGAAGGCATCGATGAAGACTTGCATGCGTTGTCTGTATTATACGAAGCAGGGTTGCGTTCCGTCGGTCCTGTCTGGAGCAGAGCGAACGCATTCGGGGAGGGAGTTCCGTATCGTTTCCCATCCTCTCCAGACACAGGTCCCGGCCTTACACAAGCTGGGAAAAACCTTGTGCGGGAGTGTAACCGGTTAGGAATCATGATTGACCTTTCTCATTTGAATGAAAAAGGGTTTTGGGATGTCGCCGCCATCAGTGATGCTCCACTGGTAGCTACTCATTCCAATGCCCACCGGTTGTGTCCGGTCACCCGGAACCTGACAGACAAACAAATCGATGCCATCGGTGAGTCGAACGGTTTGATCGGGGCCACCTATAGCATTAATCCCAATATGGTGACAGAAGATGGCGAGAGTAACGAAGGAGCCGCTTTATCTGACATCACGAAACATATCCATTACATGGTGGATCGCATCGGAATCGACCATGTCGCTTTAGGTTCAGATTTTGATGGAACCCGGGTGCCGGCAGCTCTTAAAGATGTGACCGGGGTGCCTAGATTATTTGATCAATTGAAAAAAGAAGGGATGGGCAGGGAAGATATCGAAAAAATCGCCTATAAAAATTGGCTTCGTGTACTAAAGGAAACATGGAAGGACAACAGCTGA
- a CDS encoding DinB family protein, translated as MKEESLFQQMRFVRKRSLAALNATTEEIADAKPEGFLNNIRWNFGHIFVSQENLLARFTGGRSPSARRIYPSIQWWYLTRRMAGRSPTFGRP; from the coding sequence ATGAAAGAAGAAAGCTTATTCCAACAGATGCGTTTTGTCAGGAAAAGGAGTCTTGCAGCGCTTAATGCGACGACAGAAGAGATAGCGGATGCGAAACCGGAGGGTTTTCTGAATAACATCCGTTGGAACTTTGGACATATTTTCGTCTCACAAGAAAACTTGCTGGCCAGATTTACAGGGGGGAGAAGCCCATCTGCCAGAAGGATATATCCATCTATTCAATGGTGGTACCTCACCAGACGAATGGCCGGAAGAAGTCCCACGTTTGGGCGACCTTAA
- a CDS encoding YciI family protein, producing the protein MLFMLIVKASENSQEGKLPSPELIEAMTKYNEELVKAGVRVLAKGLHPSSNGMRFSYLKPGEKPVITEGPFKETKDLIAGFILIDVKSKEEAIEWAMRMPDPQGHGEGQVELRQVF; encoded by the coding sequence ATGCTGTTTATGTTGATTGTCAAAGCCTCCGAAAATTCGCAAGAGGGAAAGCTCCCGAGTCCTGAACTTATTGAAGCCATGACGAAGTATAATGAGGAATTAGTCAAGGCAGGTGTGCGGGTTTTAGCTAAAGGACTTCATCCTAGTTCAAATGGGATGCGTTTTTCGTACTTGAAACCAGGGGAAAAGCCGGTGATTACCGAGGGCCCGTTTAAAGAAACGAAAGATTTGATCGCCGGGTTCATTTTAATTGATGTGAAGTCGAAGGAAGAAGCCATCGAGTGGGCCATGCGGATGCCGGATCCTCAAGGACATGGTGAAGGTCAGGTTGAATTACGTCAAGTATTTTAA
- a CDS encoding cytochrome P450, protein MHKWKSRSPLGQLPAFKKDPLSFLMEMEETQKPVTRFRFAHRPVFMLMHPALIQEVLVRKADFFYKSKPFQELEPLLGKGLLLSEGQLHKQQRRKIQPFFTPKHIQRYCETMGRVVKDHTSLWKEGDRLISEDIRSLTLQIITETMFGTEVRADHDLVGQQLDTAMEIATQRIRSVYKTPRSWKTVRNKLFDDAVDKLDEVVYSIIHQSGDPGEHLLSVMKDAEDANGNKMDDGQLRDEVMTVFLAGHETTASALTWTFHLLMEHPDCYQKVESEVEEVLSNDTPSVEETGNLLYTRKVLLESMRLYPPAWMFGRRAKEDVNIGSTFIKKGATVMVSPYLMHRHRRYIDYPEEFLPERFEDGRLLGGPDYLYLPFGGGPRVCIGQHFAMLEMLVILSSLIKSFTFDPSFDDSPVKAEPLITLRMKHGLKLHLSKKESGVK, encoded by the coding sequence ATGCATAAATGGAAGAGTCGTTCGCCACTTGGTCAACTGCCGGCATTCAAAAAAGATCCACTGTCATTCCTGATGGAAATGGAAGAGACACAAAAGCCGGTTACAAGATTCAGATTTGCCCACAGGCCGGTTTTTATGTTGATGCATCCAGCCTTGATTCAAGAAGTACTCGTAAGAAAGGCGGACTTTTTTTACAAATCCAAACCTTTTCAGGAATTAGAGCCGCTTCTAGGAAAAGGCCTGTTATTGAGTGAGGGGCAGCTTCATAAACAGCAGCGCCGGAAAATCCAGCCCTTTTTTACTCCTAAACATATCCAGCGCTATTGTGAAACGATGGGGAGAGTCGTTAAGGACCATACCTCTCTCTGGAAGGAAGGCGACCGGCTGATTTCTGAAGATATCAGAAGTCTTACGCTCCAAATCATTACGGAAACGATGTTCGGTACAGAAGTGAGAGCAGATCATGATCTAGTGGGACAACAGCTGGATACAGCGATGGAAATCGCCACCCAAAGGATCCGTAGTGTTTATAAAACGCCACGTTCATGGAAGACGGTTCGTAACAAACTGTTCGATGATGCGGTCGATAAGTTGGACGAGGTGGTCTATTCAATTATCCATCAGTCGGGCGACCCCGGGGAGCACCTTCTCAGCGTCATGAAGGACGCTGAAGATGCCAACGGTAATAAAATGGATGACGGGCAACTCCGTGATGAAGTGATGACAGTATTTTTAGCCGGCCACGAAACAACAGCGTCGGCTTTGACATGGACTTTCCACTTACTCATGGAGCACCCCGATTGTTATCAGAAAGTCGAGAGTGAAGTGGAAGAGGTCCTTTCAAATGATACGCCATCCGTGGAAGAAACCGGGAACCTTTTGTATACGAGAAAAGTGCTCCTCGAAAGCATGCGCTTGTATCCACCGGCCTGGATGTTTGGACGACGTGCCAAAGAAGACGTGAACATTGGATCCACGTTCATTAAAAAAGGGGCGACCGTTATGGTCAGTCCTTATCTGATGCATCGTCACCGGAGATATATCGACTATCCAGAGGAATTCCTTCCTGAACGCTTTGAGGATGGACGTCTCCTTGGTGGGCCTGATTATTTGTATTTGCCATTCGGGGGCGGCCCCCGCGTATGTATCGGACAGCACTTCGCTATGCTTGAAATGCTCGTCATTCTCTCGTCCCTGATCAAATCGTTCACGTTTGATCCTTCTTTTGACGATTCTCCTGTAAAGGCCGAGCCATTAATCACGCTTCGAATGAAGCATGGCTTGAAACTTCACCTCTCAAAAAAGGAGTCAGGGGTCAAGTAA
- a CDS encoding putative quinol monooxygenase produces MSKFSLFGKFTVQEGERDTMVNLLLEAAESLKNLDECEVYLVNISESESNAVYVYEMWKSEEAHQDSLNLETTQSLIRRAKPIITGMERLNTLQTRGGKGIGQHSD; encoded by the coding sequence ATGAGCAAATTCAGTTTGTTCGGTAAGTTTACTGTACAAGAAGGCGAACGTGATACAATGGTAAATCTTTTGTTGGAAGCAGCAGAATCCTTGAAAAACCTTGATGAATGCGAGGTCTATCTCGTGAATATTTCTGAAAGTGAATCAAATGCTGTTTATGTTTATGAAATGTGGAAGAGCGAAGAAGCTCATCAAGATTCTCTGAATCTTGAAACTACACAATCGTTAATCCGTCGTGCAAAACCAATTATAACGGGAATGGAGAGATTAAATACCTTACAAACAAGAGGCGGAAAGGGTATTGGACAGCATTCTGATTGA
- a CDS encoding glutamate ligase domain-containing protein, with amino-acid sequence MEEKGSAICKVGHHLENEMILKDIDTDNFTACIQYGGENRKVTSPLKGTHNVYNTLEAYAVGLELGFSFSDMEKAMTSLPGIRGRFELIDFKEGPTVVIDYAHTADSIEHVLDTARQQGAASLTHVFGFRGDRDVSKRGEMIGASAIRADHYILTLDDLNTATFEEMVSTLEDLQKEFGDSSGRLIPDRTLAIEEAVLNSGAGDWVVITGKGHESYQQHYHYPVNSDKEMVDELKRKFQSITKDVLA; translated from the coding sequence TTGGAAGAAAAAGGATCGGCCATTTGTAAAGTCGGCCACCACCTGGAAAATGAAATGATTCTGAAAGATATCGATACAGATAATTTCACAGCCTGCATTCAATACGGGGGAGAAAACCGCAAAGTAACTTCTCCGCTCAAAGGTACGCACAACGTCTACAATACTTTGGAGGCGTATGCTGTCGGTCTTGAGCTCGGATTTTCATTCTCTGACATGGAAAAGGCGATGACTTCCTTGCCTGGCATCCGCGGTCGCTTCGAGCTCATCGATTTTAAAGAAGGACCGACCGTCGTCATCGATTATGCCCACACGGCAGACAGTATTGAACACGTCCTGGATACGGCAAGACAACAAGGGGCTGCTTCACTGACGCATGTGTTCGGCTTTCGAGGAGACAGGGACGTATCTAAAAGAGGGGAAATGATTGGTGCATCCGCTATACGTGCCGACCATTATATTCTCACGCTTGATGACTTGAATACGGCTACGTTTGAGGAAATGGTATCTACGCTTGAAGACCTGCAGAAAGAGTTCGGCGACTCGTCAGGCAGGTTGATTCCAGACAGGACGCTTGCCATCGAAGAGGCCGTCCTGAACAGTGGAGCGGGAGATTGGGTGGTCATCACGGGGAAAGGCCACGAGAGCTATCAGCAGCATTATCATTATCCTGTAAATTCGGACAAGGAAATGGTGGATGAGCTGAAACGGAAGTTTCAGTCAATCACGAAAGATGTCCTGGCATGA
- a CDS encoding glycosyltransferase family 4 protein — protein MKVAIFTDTYVPQVNGVARTLKRWSEYLEKKRIPYRVYAPDVRSNEEYVDHIHRFNSVPFWLYPECRLALPNLIKIKRDLNDFQPDLIHIATPFNLGLAGLHFGKKMGIPLVGSYHTHFDQYLDYYKLSFLSPFVWKYMQWFHQPFKKTLVPSLHTKRELELHGLHNIGLWQRGVDHEHFSPAHRDDIVRRHFKIDAPILLTYVGRLAPEKGLDTLINVAKALPHNLNKNIHWLIVGDGPLRNHLQSIAPHNMTFAGYQDGESLARIYASSTLFVFPSATETFGNVVLESLSSGTPVVAANAGGVKEILDHGKTGLLCTPNDDYSFTQGIIDLLSDQEQLASMRIQARQEALRRSWEEIFDQLMRDYNEAIGDAKLASFA, from the coding sequence GTGAAAGTGGCGATCTTCACAGATACGTATGTACCGCAGGTCAATGGAGTCGCTCGTACGTTAAAACGGTGGAGCGAATATCTCGAAAAGAAACGCATCCCCTACAGGGTGTATGCTCCAGACGTGCGTAGCAATGAGGAGTACGTGGATCATATTCATAGATTTAACAGCGTCCCTTTCTGGTTATACCCTGAATGCCGTCTGGCGCTTCCAAATTTGATTAAAATCAAAAGAGACCTTAACGATTTTCAGCCCGACCTGATTCATATCGCCACTCCCTTTAACCTGGGACTCGCCGGGCTGCACTTTGGAAAGAAGATGGGCATTCCACTCGTGGGTTCTTATCATACGCACTTCGACCAATATTTAGACTATTACAAGTTATCTTTCCTCTCCCCATTTGTCTGGAAATATATGCAATGGTTCCATCAGCCTTTCAAAAAAACGCTTGTCCCTTCCCTTCATACAAAAAGAGAACTAGAGCTGCACGGTCTTCATAATATCGGCCTGTGGCAAAGAGGTGTGGATCATGAGCACTTTTCACCCGCTCATAGGGATGACATCGTAAGAAGACATTTCAAAATCGACGCCCCTATTCTATTAACTTATGTCGGAAGACTCGCGCCGGAAAAAGGACTCGACACCCTCATAAATGTGGCCAAGGCACTCCCCCATAACTTGAATAAAAACATTCACTGGCTGATCGTAGGAGACGGCCCCTTACGAAACCACCTTCAATCGATTGCCCCACACAACATGACGTTCGCAGGTTATCAGGATGGAGAAAGTCTTGCTCGCATTTATGCTTCCTCCACGCTATTTGTTTTTCCCTCAGCCACCGAAACATTCGGTAACGTCGTTCTCGAATCCTTATCCTCCGGGACACCCGTAGTCGCAGCAAACGCTGGTGGTGTCAAAGAAATCTTGGACCATGGCAAAACAGGATTGTTGTGTACACCGAATGATGATTACTCCTTCACTCAAGGAATTATAGATCTTCTTTCTGATCAAGAACAACTAGCATCGATGAGGATACAAGCTCGTCAAGAGGCACTCCGGAGATCGTGGGAAGAAATTTTCGATCAGCTCATGAGAGATTATAATGAAGCGATCGGCGATGCTAAACTCGCCTCCTTCGCTTAG
- a CDS encoding cysteine hydrolase family protein: MGKEVLIVIDVQRAVMENAYRCEEKINNMNRAIHRAREKQIPVIYVQHEYPEGPMKRGAEGWQLHPDLEKPLEQDAVIFKTVPNAFVNTSLKKTLDKVEADHLFICGAQTDYCVDSTSRGAFDHGYRVTLISDAHTTCSNKYLTAVQIIEHTQHTLTNFWSETATIDLKSSHELGWEKVK; the protein is encoded by the coding sequence ATGGGGAAAGAAGTATTGATCGTCATTGATGTACAAAGAGCTGTCATGGAAAACGCGTATCGGTGTGAAGAGAAAATCAACAATATGAATCGAGCGATCCACCGGGCGAGAGAAAAGCAGATTCCGGTGATTTATGTTCAACATGAATACCCTGAGGGTCCAATGAAACGTGGAGCGGAAGGGTGGCAGCTGCATCCTGATTTGGAGAAGCCGTTGGAACAAGATGCTGTGATCTTCAAGACGGTCCCGAACGCTTTTGTAAACACATCCCTTAAGAAGACTCTTGATAAAGTAGAGGCGGATCACCTCTTCATATGCGGAGCGCAGACGGATTATTGTGTTGACTCTACATCCCGTGGGGCTTTTGATCATGGTTATCGCGTTACATTGATTTCAGATGCCCATACCACCTGTTCGAACAAGTACTTGACAGCTGTTCAGATTATTGAACACACACAGCATACGTTAACGAACTTTTGGAGTGAAACGGCAACGATTGATTTGAAGTCTTCCCATGAGCTTGGGTGGGAGAAGGTGAAATAA